In one window of Hymenobacter nivis DNA:
- a CDS encoding alpha/beta hydrolase: protein MSTEHHLVVPRTARYHQLGTPSAATRRVWFVCHGYGQLAAYFIRHFAAWAAADPSLVVVAPEGLSRFYLHGHNGRVGASWMTRDDRQHEIDDQIGFLNQLAGHVLGRCPAGVPVTVLGFSQGTATAGRWLVQAPFRPARLVLWAGTFPPDTDPEATGQLVRGLPITLVVGNHDEYLTPAAVAQQQAHLQQLGALLAVRTFDGGHALNQEIIAQLGQAEVS, encoded by the coding sequence ATGTCTACTGAACACCACTTGGTTGTGCCGCGCACAGCCCGCTACCACCAGCTGGGCACGCCCTCGGCCGCCACGCGGCGGGTATGGTTTGTGTGCCACGGCTACGGGCAGCTGGCAGCGTACTTCATCCGGCACTTTGCTGCCTGGGCGGCGGCCGATCCTAGCTTGGTGGTGGTGGCCCCCGAAGGCTTGTCGCGCTTCTACCTGCACGGCCACAACGGCCGCGTGGGAGCCAGCTGGATGACCCGCGACGACCGCCAACACGAAATTGACGACCAAATTGGCTTCCTCAACCAACTGGCCGGCCACGTGCTGGGCCGCTGCCCAGCCGGCGTGCCGGTTACGGTACTGGGCTTTTCGCAGGGCACGGCCACTGCGGGCCGCTGGCTAGTGCAGGCCCCGTTCCGGCCGGCGCGTTTGGTGCTGTGGGCCGGCACGTTTCCGCCCGACACCGACCCAGAAGCGACCGGGCAGCTGGTCCGGGGCTTGCCCATCACCCTTGTAGTGGGCAACCACGACGAATACCTGACCCCAGCTGCCGTTGCGCAACAGCAAGCGCACTTGCAGCAGCTGGGGGCCCTACTTGCGGTGCGCACCTTCGACGGCGGGCACGCCCTGAACCAGGAGATCATTGCCCAGCTGGGCCAGGCCGAAGTCAGTTAG
- a CDS encoding cytidine deaminase, which translates to MARTSCQLALAYDELDATADLSPTELLVWDAARAATAHAYAPYSHFCVGAALLLADGTIFQGTNQENAAYPSGLCAERTALFGLAAAQPGHAPIVGMAVAARPAAGGFGPAMPCGACRQVMIEYEARQGQPISLLLPSRRGSILRFAALIDLMPFTFLADDLPSA; encoded by the coding sequence ATGGCCCGCACTTCCTGCCAGCTTGCCCTGGCCTACGACGAACTCGACGCTACCGCCGACCTCTCCCCCACCGAGCTTTTGGTGTGGGACGCCGCCCGCGCCGCTACTGCCCACGCCTACGCGCCATACTCGCACTTCTGCGTGGGGGCCGCCCTGCTCCTGGCCGACGGCACCATTTTCCAAGGCACCAACCAGGAAAACGCCGCGTACCCCTCAGGCCTCTGCGCCGAACGCACCGCTTTGTTTGGGCTGGCCGCCGCCCAACCGGGCCACGCGCCCATCGTGGGCATGGCCGTGGCGGCCCGGCCCGCAGCTGGCGGCTTTGGCCCTGCCATGCCCTGTGGGGCCTGCCGCCAGGTGATGATTGAGTACGAAGCGCGGCAGGGCCAGCCCATTTCGCTGCTGCTGCCCAGCCGCCGCGGCAGCATCCTGCGCTTCGCCGCGCTGATCGATTTGATGCCGTTTACCTTCCTGGCCGACGACCTGCCCAGCGCGTAG
- a CDS encoding energy transducer TonB gives MLKPLLSLLALGLLLTAPAAAQTTPPNTPPPAHAAPEAGAGTGRVGAVVPVAEYYEGGQEALYAFIAQELKYPLLAKRNRIQGRCIVSFTLNPDGTMSGVKLVKQVGGGTGDEALRVVRLLKFKKPAYPILTSLPIDFKLGVTGSNTTE, from the coding sequence ATGTTGAAACCTTTGCTCTCGCTGCTGGCCCTGGGCCTGCTGCTTACGGCGCCAGCGGCGGCCCAGACCACACCGCCCAATACCCCACCGCCCGCCCACGCGGCCCCCGAAGCCGGGGCTGGCACGGGCCGCGTGGGGGCCGTAGTTCCGGTGGCCGAATACTACGAAGGGGGCCAGGAGGCCCTGTACGCCTTCATTGCCCAGGAGCTGAAGTACCCACTGCTGGCCAAGCGCAACCGCATCCAGGGCCGCTGCATCGTGAGCTTCACGCTGAACCCCGACGGCACCATGTCGGGCGTGAAGCTGGTGAAACAAGTGGGCGGCGGCACCGGCGACGAGGCCCTGCGCGTGGTGCGCCTGCTCAAATTTAAAAAACCCGCTTACCCCATCCTCACCAGCCTGCCCATCGATTTCAAGCTCGGCGTGACAGGCTCTAACACCACCGAATAA
- a CDS encoding SDR family NAD(P)-dependent oxidoreductase — translation MVKTAFVTGASSGIGRATAVALAGAGFQLVVTGRRRERLDELAAAVAPTPVHILTFDVRDRDATTAAVIGLPLEFAAIDVLVNNAGGAHGLNPIQDGDPHDWDVMLDANVRGLLNVTHAVLPGLTARKTGFIINIGSIAGREAYANGNVYCASKAAVSMLTKTMRLDLLPFGIRVAEVAPGAVETEFSEVRFKGDAERAAKVYDGFEPLRAEDVADVVVFMATRPAHVNVADVLLLPAAQGAAATIFRQPS, via the coding sequence ATGGTAAAAACAGCATTTGTAACGGGGGCCTCGTCCGGCATTGGGCGCGCCACAGCAGTGGCCCTGGCCGGGGCCGGCTTCCAACTGGTGGTGACGGGCCGGCGGCGTGAGCGCCTCGATGAGCTAGCGGCGGCGGTGGCCCCTACGCCGGTACACATTCTGACGTTTGACGTGCGCGACCGCGACGCCACCACGGCCGCCGTGATTGGGCTGCCACTCGAATTTGCAGCCATCGACGTGCTGGTGAATAACGCCGGGGGGGCCCACGGTCTCAACCCCATCCAGGACGGTGACCCGCACGACTGGGACGTCATGCTCGACGCCAACGTGCGTGGCTTGCTGAACGTGACCCACGCCGTACTGCCCGGCCTGACGGCCCGCAAAACCGGCTTTATCATCAACATCGGCTCCATTGCCGGGCGCGAAGCCTATGCCAACGGCAACGTGTACTGCGCCAGCAAAGCGGCGGTGAGCATGCTCACTAAAACCATGCGGCTCGACTTGCTGCCTTTCGGCATCCGGGTGGCAGAGGTGGCCCCCGGCGCGGTGGAAACGGAGTTTTCGGAAGTGCGCTTTAAGGGTGATGCTGAGCGCGCGGCCAAAGTATACGACGGCTTCGAGCCGCTGCGGGCCGAAGATGTGGCCGATGTGGTGGTGTTCATGGCAACGCGCCCGGCCCACGTTAACGTGGCCGACGTGCTGCTGCTGCCCGCGGCCCAGGGCGCGGCGGCAACAATATTTCGGCAGCCGAGCTAA
- the ubiE gene encoding bifunctional demethylmenaquinone methyltransferase/2-methoxy-6-polyprenyl-1,4-benzoquinol methylase UbiE: protein MAVVPYKEDSADKKSQVATMFDSIAGKYDFLNHFLSAGTDIYWRRKAVDELKALRPARILDIATGTADFAIETLRAAAPDAHVTGVDISEGMLDVGRRKLAEKHLGHRIQLELGDSENLPFADGSFDAVTASFGVRNFAHLEVGLAEMRRVLRPGGKLVILEFSKPTAFPLKQAYNFYFRRVLPVFGKLISKDRAAYTYLPESVQAFPDGSDFLAILARVGFKNPAWQPLTFGISSIYTAHN from the coding sequence ATGGCCGTTGTCCCCTACAAAGAAGATTCTGCCGACAAGAAGTCGCAGGTAGCCACGATGTTCGATAGCATCGCGGGCAAGTACGACTTCCTCAACCACTTCCTGAGCGCGGGCACCGACATTTACTGGCGCCGTAAGGCGGTGGATGAGTTGAAGGCGCTGCGCCCGGCCCGCATCCTGGACATTGCCACTGGTACGGCTGACTTTGCCATTGAAACCCTGCGGGCCGCCGCGCCCGACGCGCACGTAACAGGCGTGGATATTTCAGAAGGAATGCTGGACGTGGGCCGCCGCAAGTTGGCCGAGAAGCACTTGGGCCACCGCATTCAGCTAGAACTCGGCGATTCGGAGAATCTGCCTTTTGCCGACGGCTCGTTTGACGCCGTAACGGCCTCGTTTGGGGTGCGCAACTTTGCGCATCTGGAGGTGGGCCTGGCCGAGATGCGCCGGGTGCTGCGCCCCGGTGGCAAGCTCGTGATTCTGGAGTTCAGCAAGCCCACGGCGTTTCCGCTCAAGCAAGCTTATAATTTTTACTTTCGCCGGGTGCTGCCCGTGTTTGGGAAACTGATTTCCAAGGACCGGGCCGCGTACACGTACCTGCCCGAATCGGTGCAGGCCTTTCCCGACGGCTCCGACTTTCTGGCCATCCTGGCCCGGGTCGGCTTTAAAAACCCCGCATGGCAACCCCTTACCTTCGGCATCAGCTCCATTTATACCGCCCACAACTGA
- the fbp gene encoding class 1 fructose-bisphosphatase, with the protein MDHNKMALPVGATLDRFIMRKQEDFPYATGELSQLLRDIALAAKIVNREINRSGLIDIAGAYGSQNVQGEDQQKLDVVANIRFIRALRNGGEVCTIISEEDEDMIQTGNVQGKYVVAIDPLDGSSNIDVNVSIGTIFSIYRRMSPTGLDGTTADCLQPGTHQVAAGYIIYGCSTMLVYTTGNGVNGFTYEPSLGEFFLSHPNIQTPATGTVYSVNEGCSELFEAGVTAFVRQCKERHFSARYVGSLVADFHRNLLKGGIYFYPATTKSPGGKLRLMYECNPLAFIVEQAGGKSSSGTRRTMEIEPQALHERCPVFIGSKELVEEAERLIAESAGAPA; encoded by the coding sequence ATGGACCACAACAAAATGGCCCTGCCCGTCGGCGCCACCCTCGACCGCTTCATCATGCGCAAGCAGGAGGATTTTCCCTACGCCACCGGGGAGCTCTCGCAGCTGCTGCGCGACATTGCGCTGGCTGCTAAAATCGTGAACCGCGAAATCAACCGCTCGGGTCTCATCGACATCGCCGGGGCCTATGGCAGCCAAAACGTGCAGGGCGAGGACCAGCAGAAGCTTGATGTGGTGGCCAACATCCGCTTCATCCGGGCCCTGCGCAACGGCGGCGAAGTGTGCACCATCATCTCGGAAGAGGACGAGGACATGATCCAGACCGGCAACGTGCAGGGCAAGTACGTGGTGGCCATCGACCCGCTCGACGGCTCGTCGAACATCGACGTGAACGTGAGCATCGGTACTATTTTTAGCATCTACCGGCGCATGTCGCCCACCGGCCTCGACGGCACCACCGCCGACTGCCTCCAGCCCGGTACCCACCAGGTGGCCGCTGGCTACATCATCTACGGCTGTAGCACCATGCTCGTGTACACGACCGGCAACGGCGTGAACGGCTTTACCTACGAGCCCTCGCTGGGCGAATTTTTCCTCTCGCACCCCAACATCCAAACGCCCGCCACCGGCACCGTTTATTCCGTCAATGAGGGCTGCTCCGAGTTGTTCGAGGCCGGCGTAACGGCCTTCGTGCGTCAGTGCAAAGAGCGGCACTTCTCGGCCCGCTACGTTGGCTCGCTGGTGGCCGATTTCCACCGCAACCTGCTCAAGGGGGGCATCTATTTCTACCCCGCCACCACCAAAAGCCCTGGCGGCAAGCTGCGCCTCATGTACGAGTGCAACCCGCTGGCCTTCATCGTGGAGCAGGCCGGTGGCAAAAGCTCAAGCGGTACCCGCCGCACCATGGAAATCGAGCCCCAGGCGCTGCACGAGCGCTGCCCCGTTTTCATCGGCAGCAAAGAGCTGGTGGAAGAAGCCGAGCGGCTAATCGCCGAAAGCGCCGGGGCCCCGGCGTAG
- the yihA gene encoding ribosome biogenesis GTP-binding protein YihA/YsxC, whose protein sequence is MIIRDARFLTSNTRVELCPPPDRPEYAFIGRSNVGKSSLINALTSRAGLAKTSASPGKTQLINHFLINEQWYLVDLPGYGYAKVSKTARAEWHKMINAYLQRRENLACVCVLIDSRLPPQTSDLEFMEKLGEMGVPFVMVFTKIDKQSASQTRTLIAAYLAKMSETWDELPRHFLTSASTKVGRDELLGFIDEVNQQLAAAAPGA, encoded by the coding sequence ATGATTATTCGTGACGCCCGGTTTTTGACGAGCAACACCCGCGTGGAGCTGTGCCCGCCCCCCGACCGGCCAGAATACGCCTTTATCGGGCGCTCCAACGTGGGTAAGTCGTCGCTCATCAACGCCCTGACCAGCCGGGCGGGCCTGGCCAAAACGTCGGCCTCGCCCGGCAAAACCCAGCTTATTAATCACTTCCTCATCAACGAGCAGTGGTACTTGGTTGACTTGCCCGGCTACGGCTACGCCAAGGTGAGCAAAACCGCCCGGGCCGAGTGGCACAAGATGATCAACGCCTACTTGCAGCGCCGCGAAAACCTGGCTTGCGTGTGTGTGCTCATCGATTCGCGCCTACCCCCGCAGACCAGCGACTTGGAATTTATGGAAAAGCTGGGCGAGATGGGGGTGCCGTTTGTGATGGTGTTCACCAAGATCGACAAGCAGTCGGCGTCCCAGACGCGCACACTCATTGCCGCATATTTGGCCAAGATGAGCGAAACCTGGGACGAGCTGCCGCGGCATTTCCTCACCTCGGCCAGCACCAAGGTGGGCCGCGACGAGCTGCTGGGTTTCATCGATGAGGTGAACCAGCAGTTGGCCGCCGCTGCCCCGGGTGCGTAG
- a CDS encoding enoyl-CoA hydratase-related protein — MPEFLLVTPQARPGVALLQLNRPKELNALNLTLMHEIRDALGALDADAAVRAVVITGNDRAFAAGADIRAMAGKSPVDMLLADHVTFWDQLRLMRKPLVAAVAGFALGGGCELALACDLIVAAETAQFGQPEIRLGTLPGGGGTQRLARAVGKAKAMEMVLTGDFIAATEALRLGLVNRVVPAGQHLEEAFRLAGHIAAQPPVAVRLAKEAVNYAFESHLAAGLQFERRNYYLTFASGDQREGMAAFLEKRAPEFTGR; from the coding sequence ATGCCCGAATTTCTCCTCGTTACGCCCCAGGCCCGGCCGGGCGTGGCGCTACTTCAACTCAACCGCCCGAAGGAGCTGAACGCCTTGAACCTGACCCTGATGCACGAAATCCGCGACGCACTGGGGGCCCTGGACGCCGACGCGGCGGTGCGCGCGGTGGTCATCACGGGCAATGACCGGGCGTTTGCTGCGGGGGCCGACATCCGGGCCATGGCCGGCAAGAGCCCGGTGGACATGCTGCTGGCCGACCACGTAACGTTTTGGGACCAGCTGCGGCTCATGCGCAAACCGCTGGTGGCCGCCGTGGCGGGCTTCGCCCTAGGCGGCGGCTGCGAGCTGGCCCTGGCCTGCGACCTGATTGTGGCGGCCGAAACGGCGCAGTTTGGGCAGCCCGAAATCCGGCTGGGTACGCTGCCCGGCGGCGGCGGCACCCAGCGCCTGGCCCGCGCCGTGGGCAAGGCCAAGGCCATGGAAATGGTGCTCACCGGCGACTTTATTGCGGCCACCGAGGCCCTGCGCCTGGGCCTGGTGAACCGCGTGGTGCCCGCCGGTCAGCATTTGGAGGAGGCCTTCCGGCTGGCGGGGCACATTGCGGCCCAGCCGCCGGTAGCCGTGCGCCTGGCCAAGGAAGCCGTGAACTACGCTTTCGAAAGCCACCTGGCCGCGGGCCTGCAGTTCGAGCGGCGCAACTACTACCTCACCTTCGCCTCGGGGGACCAGCGCGAGGGCATGGCGGCCTTTTTGGAGAAGCGGGCACCCGAATTTACCGGCCGGTAG
- a CDS encoding OmpA family protein, whose translation MDKLSKRLLQASCVVALSVAATQPGMAQSTGKLLKTGNKFFEQENYRASIPYYEQVLAKDPNNAKALFNAGIAYLSFDKEKASDYIYKAQRLKPKVSKDVEYWLGRVDHLNYNFDEAIAHYQSYNATLKAKKSNEVRRQEVAQLIQHSKNAKVIFNSPKDIFVKNLGPSINTQYAEHSPVISSDDKVLLFTSRGQYTGAATNKKKLAADGEYFEEIYESRRIDDENWEKPRSLGPALVTKGHDASIQLYDNDSKLLMYRDDENGDIFSSDKVSGEWTAPKKLNSNINSKAFESDAYITPDGKTLYFSTGKYSEDGTLDLYYSTRGSDGDWGPAKSMGGAINTKYDDDSPYVSKDGKTLYFSSRGHNTMGGYDIFKSAYDSIGHKWGAPENMGYPINTPDDDSYYRLSPDGSYAYLSSYRIGGYGEKDIYTINYIKNATVKGKVFAKDSTTVIPGVELVFSGKQADNTPLSFRDVSKPDGSYQVAMLSGRTYQVAVSKDGKNVETQEFAIPVSTNDSTTITKNFYIAYIDTSMSSMYPFSKIYFDTDKYKLRPESIVVLNDIAQKLVATPGLNIQVEGHCDSRNTDEYNMVLGQNRANAAKKYLVTKGVADTRLTTVSYGERRPAAPNDSPENMQLNRRDEFRVVLKEGETMPTATSPRPAPAAGAPVGAPMAPPAAPQLPLPGKSKAKMADGTKVKTKVDENSDKVKIKTKGPAGEKSKTVSKNGEVNSKAKDATGAKDKVKIKPD comes from the coding sequence ATGGATAAATTATCCAAACGGTTATTGCAGGCTTCCTGCGTCGTAGCTCTAAGTGTCGCCGCTACCCAGCCCGGCATGGCCCAAAGCACGGGTAAACTGCTAAAAACCGGTAACAAGTTTTTTGAGCAGGAAAACTACCGCGCTTCGATTCCTTATTACGAGCAGGTGCTGGCCAAAGACCCCAACAATGCCAAGGCGCTGTTCAACGCCGGTATTGCGTACCTCAGCTTCGATAAGGAAAAAGCCAGCGATTATATCTATAAGGCCCAGCGGCTTAAGCCCAAGGTTTCGAAAGACGTGGAGTATTGGCTCGGCCGCGTCGACCACCTGAATTATAATTTTGACGAAGCCATTGCCCACTACCAGTCGTATAACGCTACGCTCAAAGCCAAAAAGAGCAACGAGGTACGCCGGCAGGAAGTAGCGCAGCTAATCCAGCACTCGAAGAACGCCAAGGTGATCTTCAACTCACCCAAGGACATCTTCGTGAAGAACCTGGGCCCGAGCATCAACACGCAATACGCAGAGCACAGCCCAGTCATTTCGTCGGATGACAAAGTGTTGCTTTTTACCTCGCGGGGGCAATATACAGGTGCCGCTACCAACAAGAAGAAGCTGGCAGCCGATGGCGAATACTTTGAGGAAATTTATGAATCGCGCCGGATTGACGACGAGAACTGGGAAAAGCCCCGCTCACTGGGCCCAGCCCTTGTGACCAAAGGCCACGACGCTTCGATTCAGCTCTATGACAACGATTCGAAATTGCTGATGTATCGCGACGATGAAAACGGCGATATCTTCAGCTCAGACAAAGTAAGCGGCGAATGGACGGCTCCTAAGAAACTGAACAGTAACATCAACTCGAAGGCTTTCGAGTCGGATGCTTACATTACGCCCGATGGCAAAACGTTGTACTTCTCGACCGGCAAGTATTCGGAAGACGGTACACTTGACCTGTATTATTCGACCCGCGGCTCGGATGGTGACTGGGGGCCCGCCAAGTCGATGGGCGGCGCCATCAACACCAAGTACGATGACGACAGCCCGTACGTGAGCAAAGACGGCAAAACGCTCTACTTCTCGTCGCGCGGCCACAACACAATGGGTGGCTACGACATCTTTAAGAGCGCCTACGACAGCATTGGGCACAAATGGGGGGCCCCCGAGAACATGGGCTACCCCATTAACACTCCCGATGACGACAGTTACTACCGCCTGAGCCCCGACGGCTCGTATGCTTATCTAAGCAGCTACCGCATCGGTGGCTACGGTGAGAAGGACATTTACACCATCAACTACATCAAGAACGCCACTGTTAAAGGCAAAGTATTCGCCAAGGACAGCACCACGGTAATTCCAGGCGTGGAACTGGTCTTCAGCGGCAAGCAAGCCGATAATACGCCGCTGAGCTTCCGCGATGTAAGCAAGCCCGATGGCTCGTACCAAGTGGCCATGCTCTCGGGCCGCACCTACCAGGTGGCCGTGAGCAAGGACGGCAAGAACGTTGAAACCCAAGAGTTTGCCATTCCGGTTTCGACCAACGATTCGACCACTATCACCAAAAACTTCTACATCGCCTACATCGACACGTCGATGTCCAGCATGTATCCGTTCAGCAAAATTTACTTCGATACCGACAAGTACAAGCTGCGGCCGGAGTCGATTGTGGTGCTAAATGACATCGCCCAGAAACTGGTAGCTACCCCGGGCCTGAACATTCAGGTGGAGGGCCATTGTGACTCGCGCAACACGGACGAGTACAACATGGTGCTCGGCCAGAACCGCGCCAACGCTGCCAAGAAGTACCTGGTTACCAAAGGCGTGGCCGATACCCGCCTGACCACGGTGAGCTACGGCGAGCGTCGCCCGGCGGCCCCGAACGATTCGCCGGAGAACATGCAGCTTAACCGCCGCGACGAATTCCGCGTGGTGCTGAAGGAAGGCGAAACCATGCCGACGGCGACTTCCCCGCGCCCCGCCCCGGCCGCTGGTGCGCCAGTGGGGGCCCCCATGGCGCCTCCTGCTGCCCCGCAGCTACCGCTGCCCGGTAAGAGCAAAGCCAAGATGGCCGATGGCACTAAGGTGAAAACCAAGGTGGACGAGAATTCGGATAAGGTGAAAATCAAGACCAAAGGCCCGGCCGGTGAGAAATCAAAGACCGTATCCAAGAATGGCGAGGTGAACTCGAAAGCCAAGGATGCTACTGGCGCCAAGGACAAAGTGAAGATTAAGCCGGACTAG
- a CDS encoding DUF5606 family protein: MPYELKEIAAISGMPGLYRLLKAARHGVLVESLDARAIRSMAPARNKVSLLAEISIYTTDYDVNVPLTDVFDQIHARYGTNLPVTNKSGEAELAEFMGQAVPDYDRDRVYFSDIKKLASWYSVVSQHLPYQPAAAADAEPAEGEPLSTGGVIDAPEPAATAGAPGNPEATPADTAK, from the coding sequence ATGCCTTACGAACTGAAAGAAATCGCCGCAATCAGTGGCATGCCTGGCTTGTACCGCTTGCTGAAAGCTGCCCGCCACGGCGTGCTGGTGGAAAGCCTCGACGCCCGCGCCATCCGCAGCATGGCCCCGGCCCGCAACAAGGTATCGCTGCTCGCGGAGATTTCAATTTACACGACCGACTACGACGTGAACGTGCCCCTAACCGATGTATTCGATCAAATTCATGCCCGTTACGGTACCAACCTGCCCGTGACCAACAAGTCGGGCGAGGCCGAGCTGGCTGAGTTTATGGGCCAGGCCGTGCCCGACTACGACCGGGACCGGGTGTACTTTTCCGACATTAAGAAGCTGGCCAGCTGGTACAGCGTAGTGAGCCAGCACCTGCCCTACCAGCCTGCCGCCGCGGCCGACGCCGAGCCCGCCGAGGGCGAGCCCCTGAGCACGGGCGGCGTAATTGACGCCCCCGAACCCGCCGCCACGGCCGGGGCCCCCGGCAACCCGGAAGCCACACCCGCCGACACCGCTAAGTAG
- a CDS encoding aspartate kinase, with translation MAAHSPLVYKFGGASVKDAAAILNLQRIVEATAAGRPLLVVVSAMGKTTNALEEIFDLAHRGQPYDAPLGAVRDFHAATAEALVGPGTAPGPWQQTLHDLREQLAGVNPDHYDRQYDQIVSYGELLASQLVAQALGARWLDCRPLVRTDRTWREGRVDWPATERLVQAALPALLAQGPIVTQGFVGGTAGGLTTTLGREGSDYSAAIFAYCLGAESVTIWKDVAGLLSADPKIFPDAVRYPEISYQETIEMAYYGASVIHPKTLKPLAERGIPLQVRSFLDPGAPGTLIHDCQHPALAPAFIRKTGQCLLSFESKDFAFISEENLEVIFGALAQARLKINLMQNSAISFSVCTDFSERRVQQLLGLLAGQFRVHYNADLTIFTIKNYDAASVARLTGGRELLLEQRTRSTFQFVCR, from the coding sequence ATGGCAGCACATTCCCCCCTGGTTTACAAATTCGGCGGCGCTTCGGTGAAGGACGCGGCGGCTATTCTCAACCTCCAGCGAATTGTGGAAGCCACGGCCGCGGGCCGGCCCCTGCTCGTGGTGGTGTCGGCGATGGGCAAAACGACCAACGCGCTGGAGGAGATTTTCGACCTTGCCCACCGCGGCCAGCCCTACGATGCGCCGCTAGGGGCCGTGCGCGACTTTCACGCCGCCACCGCCGAAGCGCTGGTGGGCCCCGGTACCGCTCCGGGGCCCTGGCAGCAAACGCTGCACGATTTGCGCGAGCAGCTGGCCGGCGTCAATCCCGACCACTACGACCGACAGTACGACCAAATTGTGAGCTACGGCGAGCTGTTGGCCTCGCAGCTGGTGGCGCAGGCGCTGGGGGCCCGGTGGCTCGACTGCCGCCCCTTGGTGCGCACCGACCGCACCTGGCGCGAGGGCCGCGTGGACTGGCCGGCCACCGAGCGGCTGGTGCAGGCCGCCCTACCGGCGCTACTGGCCCAGGGGCCCATCGTCACGCAGGGCTTTGTGGGCGGCACGGCCGGGGGCCTCACTACTACACTGGGCCGCGAGGGCTCCGATTACTCGGCCGCTATTTTTGCGTATTGCCTGGGGGCTGAGTCGGTAACAATTTGGAAGGACGTGGCCGGGCTGCTCAGCGCCGACCCCAAGATTTTCCCCGACGCGGTACGCTACCCAGAAATCAGCTACCAGGAAACCATTGAAATGGCCTACTACGGGGCCAGCGTCATTCACCCCAAAACGCTGAAGCCGCTGGCCGAGCGCGGCATTCCGCTGCAGGTGCGCTCGTTCCTGGACCCCGGGGCCCCCGGCACGCTCATCCATGACTGCCAGCACCCAGCGCTGGCGCCGGCCTTCATCCGCAAAACGGGGCAGTGCCTGCTCTCTTTTGAGAGTAAGGATTTCGCGTTTATTTCGGAGGAAAATCTGGAAGTGATTTTTGGGGCCCTGGCACAGGCGCGGCTCAAAATCAACCTGATGCAAAACTCGGCCATCAGCTTTTCGGTGTGCACCGATTTCTCGGAGCGCCGCGTGCAGCAGCTACTGGGCCTGCTGGCCGGTCAGTTTCGGGTACACTACAACGCTGATCTTACGATCTTTACCATCAAAAACTACGATGCGGCCAGCGTGGCCCGCCTTACCGGAGGCCGCGAACTGCTATTGGAGCAGCGTACGCGCAGCACCTTTCAGTTTGTATGCCGGTAA
- a CDS encoding porin family protein yields MLALALLLVLPFLGQAQQRLRPAKASRSRGGNLKGVTVDNLSNYDDRWFHPGLYFAPGFSRFFIEQSATYIQRQTITANSIISPDFGVGIIGDVRLGKAGSPFILRFAPGVNFRTRRVEFGAHGGTPPDSTFTQEVSSTVVDFPLLLKYQSKRRGNTRVYMIAGVKPSVSVTTRRSDLLRNQVQVSDNDLTLEYGVGLDLFYPLFKFAPELRFSYGLRNLLVNRPDVYSQSLQSLRTSTVTLYLNIQN; encoded by the coding sequence TTGCTGGCCCTGGCCTTGCTGCTGGTCCTGCCATTTCTGGGCCAGGCGCAGCAGCGGCTGCGGCCGGCCAAGGCCAGCCGCAGCCGGGGGGGCAACTTAAAAGGCGTGACGGTGGACAATTTATCGAACTACGACGACCGGTGGTTTCACCCGGGATTATACTTCGCACCGGGTTTCTCGCGGTTCTTTATCGAGCAGTCGGCCACGTACATTCAGCGGCAAACGATAACGGCTAATTCGATCATCAGCCCCGATTTTGGGGTGGGCATCATTGGCGATGTGCGGCTGGGCAAAGCGGGTTCGCCGTTCATTCTGAGGTTTGCTCCGGGCGTGAATTTCCGCACCCGGCGGGTCGAGTTTGGGGCCCACGGCGGCACGCCGCCCGACTCCACATTTACCCAGGAGGTTAGCTCGACGGTGGTGGATTTTCCCTTGTTGCTGAAGTACCAATCGAAGCGCCGGGGCAATACCCGGGTGTACATGATTGCCGGCGTGAAGCCAAGCGTGAGTGTGACCACACGCCGCAGTGACTTGCTGCGCAACCAAGTGCAGGTGAGCGACAACGACCTGACCCTGGAATATGGCGTGGGGCTGGACTTGTTCTACCCGCTGTTCAAGTTTGCACCGGAGCTGCGGTTTTCCTACGGCCTGCGCAACCTGCTCGTCAACCGGCCTGATGTGTACAGCCAGAGCTTGCAAAGCCTGCGCACCAGCACGGTGACCTTGTACCTAAACATTCAGAACTAA